One Cryobacterium roopkundense genomic region harbors:
- a CDS encoding DUF6186 family protein: protein MTRIITIGGYLAIVGSMVLLELYARRKPDVVAPLSDMLADAMASRTIRIGLIAAWWWFGWHFFFSQTM from the coding sequence ATGACTCGGATCATCACAATTGGAGGCTACCTCGCCATCGTGGGCTCCATGGTGCTGCTGGAGCTCTACGCGCGGCGCAAGCCCGACGTCGTCGCGCCGCTGTCTGACATGCTCGCCGACGCTATGGCCTCACGCACCATCCGCATCGGCCTGATCGCGGCCTGGTGGTGGTTCGGGTGGCACTTCTTCTTTTCACAGACGATGTGA